From one Trifolium pratense cultivar HEN17-A07 linkage group LG1, ARS_RC_1.1, whole genome shotgun sequence genomic stretch:
- the LOC123902741 gene encoding probable ribose-5-phosphate isomerase 2: MAIPCPHFISSAKAAMEAGLLIPSSPSSSVSVILTQDDLKKIAAYKAVEYVESGMVLGLGTGSTAKHAVDRIGELLRQGKLKNIIGIPTSTKTHEQAVSLGIPLSDLDSHPVVDLAIDGADEVDPYLNLVKGRGGSLLREKMVEGACKKFVCIVDESKLVNYLGGSGLAMPVEVIRFCWKFTAGRLQNLFDESGCVAKLRTFGEKKEPYVTDNGNYIVDLYFEKSIGDLKVASDAILNIAGVVEHGMFLDMATTVIVAGELGLTVKNK; encoded by the coding sequence ATGGCCATTCCTTGCCCCCATTTCATCTCCTCCGCAAAAGCCGCCATGGAAGCCGGTCTCCTCATACCTTCCTCACCTTCTTCATCCGTTTCCGTTATCCTCACCCAAGACGATTTGAAGAAAATCGCCGCATACAAAGCGGTTGAATACGTTGAATCCGGCATGGTTCTCGGACTCGGAACCGGTTCAACGGCAAAACACGCCGTGGACCGAATCGGGGAGCTTCTCCGTCAAGGAAAGCTGAAAAACATCATTGGTATACCCACTTCAACGAAAACCCATGAACAAGCTGTTTCGTTAGGGATCCCTCTTTCGGATCTAGATTCTCACCCTGTTGTTGATCTTGCAATTGATGGTGCTGATGAAGTTGATCCTTATCTGAATTTGGTGAAAGGTCGTGGTGGGTCACTTTTGAGAGAGAAAATGGTGGAAGGTGCATGTAAGAAATTTGTTTGTATTGTTGATGAGTCAAAATTGGTTAACTATTTAGGTGGTAGCGGTTTAGCTATGCCTGTTGAAGTTATTAGGTTTTGTTGGAAATTTACTGCTGGTAGGCTTCAGAATCTGTTTGATGAATCTGGTTGTGTTGCAAAGCTTAGAACTTTTGGTGAAAAGAAAGAACCTTATGTTACTGATAATGGGAATTATATTGTTGATTTGTATTTTGAAAAGAGTATTGGTGATTTGAAGGTTGCAAGTGATGCAATTCTCAATATTGCTGGTGTTGTTGAGCATGGAATGTTTTTGGATATGGCTACTACTGTTATTGTTGCAGGTGAACTCGGGTTAACGGTGAAGAATAAGTAG
- the LOC123902742 gene encoding protein PIN-LIKES 2-like, producing MRSNIEDIQTALPPLLKLICLTLIGLLLANPKMQLIPKATFKLLSKLVFALFLPCLIFSELGSSITLENFKEWWFIPINVLLSTFFGCLLGFIVVTICHPPQRFNRFTIIMTGFGNTGNLLIAVVGSVCHTQNSPFGKQCNSRGVAYVSLSQWISVILVYTFVHHMMEPPFEYYEVVENEGEISEEQEETILNDISRPLLVEAEWPGIEDKETQHSKTPFIARIFKSISGISSSTIPDPSFASGSGIMDDEESDENNLMSIRCLAEPRVVRRIRIVAKQTPIHHILQPPTIASLLAIIIGTVPQLKTFFFGDNAPMSFMTDSLEILAGAMVPCVMLILGGMLAEGPNESTLGIRTTIGIIVARLVVLPIIGIGIVVLADKMNFLVENDAMFRFVLLLQYTTPSAILLGAIASLRGYAVSEASAVLFWQHVFALSSLSMYIIIYFRVIDYL from the coding sequence ATGAGGTCTAACATTGAAGATATTCAAACTGCTCTACCACCTTTATTGAAGTTAATCTGCCTCACACTAATAGGACTACTTCTTGCAAATCCAAAAATGCAATTAATTCCCAAAGCCACATTTAAACTCCTAAGTAAACTTGTATTTGCATTATTTTTACCTTGCCTTATATTTAGTGAACTTGGTTCAAGCATAACTCTTGAGAATTTTAAGGAATGGTGGTTCATACCAATTAATGTACTTCTTAGTACATTTTTTGGATGCTTGCTTGGATTCATAGTTGTAACTATATGTCATCCACCTCAAAGGTTTAATAGATTCACAATCATAATGACGGGATTCGGAAACACCGGTAATCTTCTCATTGCTGTAGTCGGATCTGTTTGTCATACTCAAAATAGCCCTTTTGGAAAACAATGCAATTCAAGAGGTGTTGCTTATGTTTCATTATCTCAATGGATTTCTGTGATTCTTGTTTACACTTTTGTTCATCATATGATGGAACCTCCTTTTGAGTATTATGAGGTTGTTGAAAATGAAGGTGAAATTagtgaagaacaagaagaaacaaTACTTAATGATATTAGTAGACCATTACTTGTAGAAGCCGAATGGCCCGGAATTGAAGATAAAGAAACTCAACATTCTAAGACACCGTTTATTGCTAGAATCTTTAAAAGCATTTCCGGTATTTCCTCATCCACTATTCCCGATCCTAGTTTTGCATCAGGATCGGGAATAATGGACGATGAAGAAAGTGATGAAAATAATCTTATGTCTATTAGGTGTTTAGCTGAGCCTAGAGTTGTTAGAAGGATAAGAATTGTTGCTAAACAAACACCAATTCATCATATACTTCAACCACCAACAATTGCATCTTTGTTAGCTATTATAATTGGAACAGTGCCtcaattaaaaacatttttctttggAGACAATGCACCAATGTCTTTTATGACAGATAGTTTAGAAATTTTAGCTGGTGCAATGGTTCCTTGTGTGATGCTTATATTAGGGGGTATGTTAGCAGAAGGACCAAATGAATCAACACTTGGAATTAGAACTACTATTGGGATAATTGTGGCAAGACTTGTGGTGCTTCCTATTATAGGAATTGGAATTGTTGTATTGGCTGATAAGATGAATTTTCTGGTTGAGAATGATGCTATGTTTAGATTTGTACTTTTGTTGCAGTATACAACACCAAGTGCTATTTTGTTAGGAGCAATTGCTAGCTTGAGAGGTTATGCAGTTAGTGAAGCTTCAGCAGTTCTATTTTGGCAACATGTGTTTGCTCTTTCCTCTCTTTCTATGTATATTATAATTTACTTTAGAGTAATTGATTACCTTTAG